From Solanum stenotomum isolate F172 chromosome 2, ASM1918654v1, whole genome shotgun sequence:
TTAAAACTAATGATAAGATGCATGCCTACTCAAAGTAATAGAGGCAAAATGGAGAAATAATGTGGtattattcctatttctatttatgTGGTTCTTTCACTTCTTAATTAATACATTTCTGATATTCATACACTTCTTAATTCTACTGTCTTGCCATTTTAAACCAAAATCAGATTTTTAAGTCTGATTTAACAACACCTTTGCTTGTCTCTGCATATTTGGTTGTTTTTCTTCTCATTGTTATATTATCTGGAAAACCTATTCATTTCTTACTTTTGACTTTATATACCTTCTTTTGTTATCCAATGTTTTCTGCATTATAGGCTCTTTTAGAATATGAAAGGCATAAGACGCAAAGCGGCAAGCTTCAACTTCCTATTGCTGCTCTTCCTGAAGCAGGTGTTGACAATGAGGTATGCTTGTGTTTGCATTCAGCTCCTCATTTGTACTAACTGTGTATCTTCTAATTGAAACACTAGTCGAGTCAACTGGCAATTGACtctattgcaaaaaaaaaaaaaacagcacCACTTAAGCGCTAATCTGTACAAAGATTGAATGACTACAGATTCTATCTATTGGAAGGACATACGGTTCAACAATGTATtaaaatgatacatttttttaaatttcaccACAAAGCCCAAAAGCTCTAGCCTTTTGAACTTTATGCAAGAAATGCCGTTTTTCCTTCAATACATCCAGAATTTGCTTTTCTCACATTGTCCTCCGTCCGGCCTGGAGCTGCTTTTCATTCTTTGTCCTTGCAAACTGCTAATGGCCTCTTTTAAGCTGCTTGGCCCTACCCATTTTACTCCAAAAGGGCAAGTAAATATGAACCAAGTCATAGGGGAtacaaaaattttaagttaggTATATTGGGACTTCTTCCCTTGAAGATTCACACATGTAACATTACTACAGATTGCTAATGGagcctctctttttttttctccttctacTCTAAAGATAAATCTGGTTGATTTTTAGTTGATAGCTGAGAATAATAGTTGTAGTATCAGAGTGAATACGTGTTGGCTTGTGATCAACAGGGGAAGTAGAAAGCACATTCTTTGGAGTGACATTAATGTCTAGGCGTTAGATAGACATACCATACTGAGATgtttacttgttttattttattaaatcttGCTTTGAATGAGCCAAATAGAAAATGCAATATTTTGGAATGTATTAGTTACAATTTATGAAGTATTAAGATATTAAATCCTTTGCCCCAGCAACATCATGCCCCACAGCTTAATGTCAAACTCACAAGAAAGATCACAGGACCTCTatgaaaacaaatatttttccttttattatcCTAACTTAAATATTAAGTAATTGTTTTCCAATTCTTAGAAAGAGCATCTTGCCCAAGCTATTCATTTTCCCATCCATAGTTTTTTTAAAGGTCTTACTCTTGGTATAACTATCTAATTTATTCTCTACCAATTTATTACATGTATTTGTGACTGAAGaagtttttgaagttttgaTGTCTTTAGTTCTCTGCAGCTTTTGATAAAGTCTGCTTCACCCCTACCCCCCAAAAACGCTTCGGTGAGTCTTATAAATAGATTTGTTTCTGCTTTCATAGAGATAGGCTCATGTAGAATATCTTTCCTTCATATCAATCAACCAGTTGGCCGTCTCGAGTTCTCTATACCTTTTATTAAGTCTGCTTCACCCTTACCCCCCAAAAACGCTTCGATGAGTCTTATAAATAGAGTTGTGTCTGATTTGATAGACATAGGTTCATGTAGATCATCTTTCCTTCATATTAATCAACTAGTTGGCCTCTTAGGCATATATGGATGTATAAAATAAACCATCTTGAAATAATTCTGCAGGGAAATGGTAATCAAACTCCTGGATCAGGCAGGGCGAGAAGAGATGCTGCTGCTCGTGCTATGCAAGGATGGCATGAGCAACGTCTTCTTGGTTGTGGCGAGGTTGGGGAGCCAATTGTAAAGGTCTGCTGAAATTATAGAACTCAAGAAACATTTATTGGTCGTGTTTACCTTTGACCACGTCTCTTGACATGTATTACTATTTTTGTTATGAATCTCTTGATAGGACAAGAATGCCAACAATACACCAAAGCGTGAGAAGAATTTCAAAAGCATTGGTAATTGCtatttctgttttttcttttaccAACCTTATGAAGATATCTCAATTTGAAGTATCATATCCAGCAAATCGCTGGTTGGTTGTGGGCCTAGTGGCTATCAAGGAGATGATAGTATGATACATGGACACGACAAAACGGATGATATCTGTTTCCTTAAGAAGTCAGATAATTCTGATCTTGTACTTGCATTCAGGTTCTATAAAACACAAGAGACCAAATGAAGTGGAACACCCTTCGAAAGTGGCACGAACAGAAACATCTAAGCAGTTAAGTTGTTCTTTGTGTTGATTGTCTCATGTAACAGTTTTCTTTATCAAAATTAGTTCATCTTGTCGGAAGGCGCTTGGTTTAAAAATCTTAGTTCAATGTAGCTACTCAAACTCCACAATTTGCAAATGTTGGTTTCATCTCCATgcatgttttttatttatttttgttcatttgtAAAAGATTTCAATTTTCAACTTTGTCCTTGCAGCATCCATACATGTTGATTTGCTGAGTAGTCATATCATTTCACCTGATGTGTTGATCCCACATAGTTTTTCTTTTCTGGAAAAACTAATTATCATAGGCTTCTGAGATTTGATCTTTTAGTTTGAGATATATAAGCCTTTACTGTTACTTTGGAGCCTGGGTTGTAAATGGATGTTGCTGTATGATTGCGCAGTATTGCTCTGccatttcttttcttctttcctcTTGCCCAGTTGTgaaactaaattaattttatttgccaGGTTGGTTACAACAGTTGTTGATTTGGGACCTCCAGCTGATTGGGTAAAGATCAACGTGCGAGAAACAGTAAGTTCCTCTCTGATTTCCAAGTATTTCTACTTTATGTTTACTCGCTTTTCCATTGACTCGTAATGTTTCTTCACAAACAGAGAGATTGTTTTGAGATCTATGCTCTGGTGCCTGGGCTTTTGAGAGAGGAGGTATGTACCTCTCGCACCACGTGTTTCAAGTTTTCACTTTGTTGTCATGTTTTATTGTATACAAATTCCCCCCCCCCAAGGTAAAAGTGGAAGTGTACAAATGTCATCTTTATGATAGTTTTCTAAAACATATGATTTCAATATTAGACTACATTCCGTCTGTGCTATGTAAAGCACATATCATTTGGAACCACTTTGAAGGAATCCATGCGAGAATTGTGCTTCTGTTTCATATGGGTGCTTGACCTTCACCGCAAGCTTCGTCTAGGTAAACGGGCAAAGCGGCCTCCTTAAAATGATAAAACTCAGAGGAGGAGAATTGTTTATTTTGGAAAGGAATGAGGTTCTGAACAAAGATGGTAGTCTATGAACTTCGACCTATGCTATACACAAAATGAGGACGTATTTGTGAACCATATCTTTTCATATCCTACGGACATCATACTTGAGCCCTTTTCACAGTATATCCCATCTGCGTCTTTTACTTCCTTTTTGGGCATTGGTTTTTTCGTACATGTGAATAGATCTGTTTTTGTTGTTGCTATTTATTGGCATAGAACTGTTTCCATTTTATCTGATTGCTTCAAGGGATGGATTAAGTTAGTGAGCGGGATAGACATGTGCATATCATCGGTTGATAAAACCCTCGTTTCATATTTTGCAGTTGTAAAGTagtgaaagaaaataatttcaaggTTCATTGAAGCTgatcacctttttttttttttttgaaattggtaacttTGAAGCTGATCACCTTTTTAAAAGAGATTTTCCGTGATGCACCAGTGGTTTTGTAGAATATGATATATGGCTGATGCAATTCTTAGTGCTTACTATTCAAACTCTGACAAGTATAAGATGTTTATTTTTCGTTAAACCATCCATGTTATATTTCCGAGGACAAAAATATAGTGGCTATTGATTGATCtgaatcattattatttattagcATATTCTTGCAGTGAATTATGGTTTATATTGATCCAAACGTTTTCATTCCTTATTTCTTGGGTGACCAGGTGCGAGTTCAATCTGATCCTGCTGGCCGTCTGGTCATAACTGGTCAGCCGGAGCAACTTGACAACCCTTGGGGTATTACCGCCTTCAAAAAGGTAAGTTTTGCTATTTTATTGATCTACTTCAATATGAATTCTCGTTCTACAACTATCATGATTTTCCATCATCTGTGCCTTTTGCTGGAAGTCTAAGACTGATGATATCTAGGAAAAGAGAAACTAGTGCGTGTTTGTGCCAAGAGAAgtcggaaaaaaaaaaattctttgttcAAGTTCCtccataattatttatttgaatggAGTCcaatttttttcagaaaaagagAGCTATTTACTTTTCTGAGATAACGGATATAAGCTAAATGCGGTTCCAATTTATAAATGGCTCCCCATCTTTCTTACTGGTGTGAATGTCATGTTCACAGAAAGAATGGTCCTTTTCAATTTTAGTATCCCTTTTATTGGCATGGGAGAAATATTAAAGGTAAGTATAACCAACAAGTGCCTATGAGGTTTCCGGTTGTTCAGTTGCTATCTGTTTGATCAAACCAAATGATATAATCTTGGTCTTGTGATATCCAAACTATACATTGAGATGTAAATACTCGTGTTATTTTTCAATTCTGATGAAACAAGGAGTATCCATTTATGACTTGCATTGGTTTTCTCAGGTAGTAAGCCTGCCAGCTAGAATCGATCCTCTTCAGACTTCTGCTGTTGTTAGCCTCCATGGACGGCTCTTTGTTCGTGTACCATTTGCATAGTGAAAGCGGGATTTTTGAACATTTGGCTAAACTTGATTGACAAAGCATGGATGCTGATAGTTGAACAACATTGATAGTCAGATTGTGAATGCTAGGGCCTTAGATTGTTGAATCTGTGTATGATGATTAGTTTGATCAAATTAGTTGTTGACGTTCTGTGGGTCAAAATTTGACAGTAAAAGGAGGCATGTCCAGCTACAGCCCCCGCTGCGACACATTTTTTTACTCTGGGAATTGAGGGAATTTGCTAGAACCTTTTTGTTCTGAGATTAATATTGATACTTATTTATTTCTAGTTAGCATTTGACTGTACATCCGATGTCCAGCTTGACCTGAGGTCACTTATTTGCAAaggtgtgtgtgagagagagataTGGGGAGAAAACTAGcgttttttgttgaaaaatcagTTCATTATACGTAAGATGAGTTAATAGTGTATAGACAAGTGAGGCTTGCTTTCGTGATTGATCACTCCACCATCAAGTGATAAGTTGAGGATTCTAGTCATGATACAATTGGTCATCCTtcgaaaaaaaagaaaaaaagagtaaattgTGGAGGGGTTCAAATGGGTTAACAATGTCCAAGTAAATAGTTAATTAGTGGTTGATTGTGGAGGTGCTAAAGTGTTTGTCCTGTGTCGTGTGAAATCAGTAAAAACAAAAAGGAGTGGAGTATTGGTGAATTGTGAGTATGTGTTGAATTTCCATTGCAGATGTAGTCAGAGCATCTTATCAGAAAATTGCAGATATCCTTATCACTTTCTCTTTCTCAATAATATCCAACCCAAATGTTGTTTTCGTTTTCCCTCGTTATTCTCTAAACAAAGGTCCACCGCTCTACACATTGTATATAAACCAGGAATTCCATAAATttagtgttttaaaaaaaatgacctacTTTGACTTGaaacgaaatttaagaaaagaaataagactttttaatcttgtgattttaacttaaaattatgttaaatgtatcaaaatgtcctttaatcttgtgattttaaacatgtcacgtgaaaagtTAAAGTGtatccaaaaaaggaaagaagacattctttttaaaatagactaaaaagaaaattgggcATTCTTTCTCaaatagagggagtataatAACTTCTTGTCTACCAAATCATAAACTAATacctttttttaattggaatattattatttcatgcACAACTTTAATTTTGCAAACTTCAAAACTCATGAAGAAATTGAAGTTGCGTTGTGTAGCAGACACTGCAATTTATGTGCTTATGTGTCATAATTAAATAGATGATATATACATACAATGCATGCAGTCAATATTGATTCCTCGATGCCTGGTTTCCTCTTAACTTCTTTGTGATCTCAGTTTGTTTTTCAGTTTCTCCAACATATTGGAGAACGCAActctctttaattaattaattattaatatcaCAACGAGTAGATCTACTCTTTATGCTTGCCAGCCGTTAGCTTCCACTTAACAATACATATCATAATGCACATATATATctaatcaagaactcaaaaaatCAATCAACGTAACCTCTACtatcatacaaacatatatagATTGTACATTCTTCAACAAAAATTACGTATTGTTTGGTCTTTATGGTATCTCAGTTAAACCAAGACCAAAATCAAAGTAAGTATGTTATGGCCCATACCAAACTCCAGtgacaaaagaaaaagggaGGAGCAACAAACAACACATATAATGAAGATTTTCTTCagcaatatgataaaaaaacaGATGAGAAAGACAGTATGTCAATaaaagatcaagttcaagtccAAACAAGGGATCGGTCAATATCTGAAAACTCACCCTCAAAGCTCTAGTTTATCTTTTAATGCTAAGTAATTTGCACCATTACATACGTAAATCTAAGATTACAATAAAACAAATTCTAATTAATAATAGATACATGAAAAAATCAATGGAAAACGGCACATGAAGTTTAGACAATCAAGATGAGCTAGCATTGTTAGGTGTGATATATAGTACTTGTACAAACActatatatttattcatttatatagACATGAAATGCAAGGTAGCTACTCACTCACCTTTGGAATAATGCTCTCAATGCTTTGCCCTTGAATTGCAAATTTCTTCCTCATAGTAAATTATGATTGCCTCTCGCTTCAATACCGTTAgtggaattgaaaaaaatgtagTGTTTGCTAACCACAACTGGCTATGCAAATATTCCTATTATTTTCTGCACCAGCTACTCCATCGACTCTATCTTTGATCCAAACTATTATAATCATATGAAAGCTAATTGAGTGGTAGTAATTATTAACACTCACGAAAATCATGCAACTGGTTCACTCTAACTTGCAATGCAATGTATATACTAAAATGGGGGCCTTTCATTTGCAGCATTGCCACCCCATCCAAGCAACTCAGCTGAGAATGAGTAATTATTCCCAAAAGCCATATTTCCACCTTCGCCAGTTCCAGCCTCTCCACCACCGGTTACTCCTGATGACTGTGAGGCAGCTGGCTGTACCTATTCAAATTCATACTAAGGCACTTTGGTAAAATATATACTGTATTACTATAAGGCACAATGagaaatttattgaaaatattaagcACACGAATAATTTACAAAGCTGGATCCACTCTTATTATATAATAACAACATTACATTACAAGAGGCGTTTTAAAGGGAGTAAATTCAATTTGGTAACAGTGTTCGATTATGGATATTAATTGAAAAATCAGATATGTGAAATTCCTATATAGAAAGAGGGGGGTTTATATTTTGAACCAATTGTTTATATGAAAAAACAAGTGAAACTagtatagtaataataatatttacaatgtgctagtaattaattaattaattatacctGTGTAGTAGGGGTACCAACACCAACACCAACACCAACACCAGAAGCATTAGCAttagcagcagcagcagcatcTTCTTCCTCCAACGGAAGTCGTTCAAATACAGCATTAGCAAAAGAGGCAGCCATTAAAACGACCGGACCTGATGCCATCAAAGGCCCTACAACGGATCCTCCAACAACTTGTCCTTGTCCACCTGACAAAAATATAGAGATTCCGCTGGAGCCAGGCGGTGCAGGCGGAGGAAGCACCGTACCTGAGAGGGATAGTATCTCGAAACGTCCGTGAAGAGTGACTACAGTTGCAGCAGGGGAAGCAGGCTGACGGATGTTGACGTTGGCAACAGTGCCGCTACCACTAAGAATACAAACACCTCTCCCTCTCCGCCTTGCGTAATTGGAGATACTTTCCATGATATCAACATCAGTAGAAACTTCAAGCACGTGAGATCGGAGTGCATTAGGCGTATCTCTGGTGACGATTATTGGAGGCTTGGGCTTATTTTTAGATCCAGGCGGACGGCCTCTAGGCCGGCGATTTGAAGAAGTTCCTGGAGCTCCGCCTCCGGAACTTGCACCAGCATCACTGTCAGATTCACCGCGGCTCAATCCCAAACTATAATTAAAATCCATCTATTCTAAATTGCAACAGATTAAAATGGTTCGACTAACAATAGTTGAGCGTCAATCTATAAATCAATCGGATCTAGTAAGTTGCAGTATTTGGCGGATCGGAAAAAAACAACCTTAGAAAATGAGTAGGGAAGctaaatagaaaattaattagaacACGGAGTACTAGTGTAGAACGTAACTATAGCCATCATCAGGATTGATTTACAAGTAAACCAAAATGGAAAAACAGCAGCTAGCTAGCACTAGTGGTCTTTTGCCGTTTTAAGACTTGAGACAACTGGAAGTGGGTAAAAGATGCtaaatgttgaagaagaagtaAACAAGAGCAAGTTGCAAAAGAGAAAAGCAGTAGGAGGCCGAGTATTGAATAGAAACAAAAGGAGAGGAGATTTTTGAGGGCAAGTGGAGTgggtaaatatatatatattggaatGGAATGGGATGTGCGGCTGCAGTCAAATCAGTCGCTGATGATGAGGTTCAACCCATTACACACCATCTTCCATCCCTAGCTAGCTAACTTTTCACCTAAGCAATGCTTCTTTTAATATCATAATAGTATTTACctaattagtattattattttatataaaatgaagGAGGAAGTCACGATGTATCAAAACTATTTGAGTTATTAGTATATAAAATGATTAAACgtgaaatatttttcttcgaTCGGTTAATAATAAGTACATATGTTCGATTGATTGAAAGAGGTTAGTCATTTTGTAattaaacaatataataattaattcaacaaCCCTATCAGATGGTCATcgtcaaatcaataaacaaataggagtaatactaataatattcttttctatAGTAGAGTGAGTATACCACAATTCATGTGTGtgcttttttcttcttttaattttggcTTTTATCATGTGATGCGACTTGCGAGTGAGTATTAATTCTTCCCGGCCGTAGCTATAAATCTCACTATTTGATTAATAGTAatgagtaataaaataaaagaagagaagaaatgaAGTTGGCAGTTTGTTTGTGCAATGGGCTCTGTGTGTGTGTGGTGGCAGCATGACACGTATGAAGCAGACAGACAGAAGCCACGTGCGGTCAAAGTAGGCGACCGTGTGACGTGGTGTCAGCTTAACGTTATACCCACGTGGATTTTGTCGGTACTTGTTCTTTACTCGAAACTATACATACAACCCCGCaccctttcctttttctttgtttttttattactccacttattataaataaaaaacgTTAATGGTTTCATATAACTTAACTGAAAATACATCATATCTATacacaaagaaagaaagaaagaaagaatgtgTTGAAAATTGTAACATTTTAGTTAGTTATTCAATCTTCAGTTAATAATTAATGAGATGGAGTAGTCGGATTCTTCtataacaaaaaaaggaaaggtACTAAGTACTAACTAAATGGGAAAATTAATGTCCCAGGGCCAGGGGGGATCAAATGAATGGATAGGGTCTTCTCTTACATCTCCAAAAAAAGGCAATAACATATAAACCAGAAAAGAAGTATATTAGTACTACGTACTTGAGGATGGGGATGGGAGTGGGGGtcccttattattattattatttaggtAAACATGAAATGGGAATGATGCATGCACATAATTTGAAACATATCGGGTGCCCTCCATTCCCATTATATATACTAGGTCCCTCTCTTACCATTTACCTCGCTTTTTCAGGTTTAAACTAACAAATTTTcatttctataatttttaaatatttaaatttatttttattaaaaaaaaattatattggaaCTAAGAGGGTATTACAGTCAACATACATGCAATAAAAGAAGACACAAGTAAACACGCCAACCCCAAGAGGTATGGGTTTGACAGTGACTTTCCTTTCAACCCAAAATCATAATAAGaggtttttccttttttttaattatatctccaacatgttctttttatatatataaaaatctaaTCAGCCAAACatataaaattacttttaatattgAATAATAGTGAAAGTCAAACAAAAAACCTTTATCTATGCTATAAAATAATACTGCATGTAATCatcttatttaaaattttaaaggaTTAAGatgatacatttttatttattttattatatatttttttattgccaattattttttttaaaaaaaaacatgtaactCTGCTCGTCTTTGGAGATTCAATTCGTGGCTTTGTAGGCCAACCAGAAATTATGACAAACGTctttatatatgtcacaaagcATATTGGCTTAGGTAATATGATATAAAATTCTCAAACTTTTTATATGCGTTTTGAACATTTATTTGAGTTGAagtgagaaaaaataatatttgaagttgaaattacGAAAGTTGATATGCTCCTCATGAAACGAATTGTAcggtttattttattttgttttcaggAGAATAAAAGgatattattattaatgattataaaagaataaatCAGAAGTAACAATTACAATATTATTAATGCATATATAGAAAGACGACAAGTAGTCTTTTAATAAAGTATATACTAAATAATAGAGTGATGATATATGTTTGGTATATATCCACTTTAGttagattatatatttaaacaaaaaaagttgGGAGTAGGATATGCTTATATATATGTGTAGTGACTAGTGCCTCTTGTTTATAAAATGGACTTATTTGAGTTCCAAGCCAATCACGAAACACTCAAACTTGTTCTTTTCTCACTTAGAAAATGCctataaaataaagtaatgTTACTACTAATAAGAAATGTATATTAGGCCTTCACCAACTAT
This genomic window contains:
- the LOC125854912 gene encoding AT-hook motif nuclear-localized protein 29-like isoform X2, with the protein product MDFNYSLGLSRGESDSDAGASSGGGAPGTSSNRRPRGRPPGSKNKPKPPIIVTRDTPNALRSHVLEVSTDVDIMESISNYARRRGRGVCILSGSGTVANVNIRQPASPAATVVTLHGRFEILSLSGTVLPPPAPPGSSGISIFLSGGQGQVVGGSVVGPLMASGPVVLMAASFANAVFERLPLEEEDAAAAANANASGVGVGVGVGTPTTQYEFE
- the LOC125854912 gene encoding AT-hook motif nuclear-localized protein 27-like isoform X1 — encoded protein: MDFNYSLGLSRGESDSDAGASSGGGAPGTSSNRRPRGRPPGSKNKPKPPIIVTRDTPNALRSHVLEVSTDVDIMESISNYARRRGRGVCILSGSGTVANVNIRQPASPAATVVTLHGRFEILSLSGTVLPPPAPPGSSGISIFLSGGQGQVVGGSVVGPLMASGPVVLMAASFANAVFERLPLEEEDAAAAANANASGVGVGVGVGTPTTQVQPAASQSSGVTGGGEAGTGEGGNMAFGNNYSFSAELLGWGGNAANERPPF